Proteins encoded in a region of the Deltaproteobacteria bacterium genome:
- a CDS encoding ComF family protein, giving the protein MPSTFTFEARRILSALGSASLDLLMPPRCLACEEPVDRHGAFCPVCDVALTPVAEPCARCGLPDAAPLCPACVRSPPAFASAHAPWLYGGSLSTVITRMKYGDHPELARPLGRFLAATLRAADLAHHALVPVPLHHRQLARRGFNQAALLARHARSGLPHPILHDALRRTRPTAEQAGLSRADRLTNRTGAFVVPRPSLVRGRKLLLVDDVLTTGATAQACAVALYDAGALEVRVLTVARAVP; this is encoded by the coding sequence ATGCCCAGCACCTTCACGTTCGAAGCGCGCCGCATCCTCTCCGCCCTCGGCTCGGCGAGTCTCGACCTCCTGATGCCGCCGCGCTGCCTGGCCTGCGAGGAGCCGGTAGACCGGCACGGCGCCTTCTGCCCCGTCTGCGACGTGGCGCTCACGCCGGTCGCAGAGCCCTGCGCGCGCTGCGGCCTTCCCGACGCCGCTCCCCTCTGTCCCGCTTGCGTCCGGAGCCCCCCCGCCTTCGCCTCGGCCCACGCCCCGTGGCTCTACGGCGGTTCGCTCTCGACGGTCATCACGCGCATGAAGTACGGCGACCATCCGGAGCTCGCCCGCCCCCTCGGGCGCTTCCTCGCCGCCACGCTCCGCGCCGCCGACCTCGCCCACCACGCGCTCGTGCCCGTGCCGCTCCACCACCGGCAGCTCGCACGCCGCGGCTTCAACCAGGCCGCGCTCCTCGCCCGCCACGCGCGCTCCGGTCTCCCGCACCCGATCCTCCACGACGCGCTCCGACGAACCCGCCCCACCGCCGAACAAGCGGGCCTCTCGCGCGCCGATCGCCTGACCAACCGGACCGGCGCCTTCGTCGTGCCGCGCCCCTCGCTCGTGCGCGGCCGCAAGCTCCTGCTCGTCGACGACGTGCTCACCACCGGCGCCACGGCGCAGGCCTGCGCGGTCGCGCTCTACGACGCTGGCGCCCTCGAGGTGCGCGTCTTGACCGTGGCCCGCGCCGTGCCATAG